ATGTACTGTCTATTCTAAATGCATTTAAGTCTCACTGTATATTTGGGAAAAGCTAAAGCCAAGATCCTTGTATTTGACCTCACCAGACTGCTGACAAGAGACAACACTAATCAGCATATCCTACCCTGGTTGGATTGCATAGCTCTAAAAAGAATTTACAATGCGTACAGACAACCTTTGCCTGACTTAAAATGAGTAAAAGTTTtgggtttctctttttttttttttctttttttttttctctctcttttttttttttttttctccccttaaCCTATGCAGGTTTTTCCAGTTATGCATATAGAAACTGCTAGTGTCTTTTTGCTCACTCCATATGTAACAGATGACCTTATGTTGTGCTGTATCCTGTGCTTTTGTGGGACATTCCATTCAGGAACAGAGCACCATGATTCCAATCTGTGTATTTACTAACCCTGCCCTGAGGTTTGTGTATGTTGGATATTGTGGTGTTTTAGATCACTGTTTTTGAGTGTACAGAAGAGAGAATTCAAGCATATTGctgttcagttttgtttgtgCAATTTGAAATTactcaacttaaaaaaaaaaaaaaaataaattactggaCTGTGGACATGCTGCATAGTGGTAGCTTCACTTTACTGTCTCCAAAAAGGACCTTTTGAACTCAAACCAAGTATTACAGTGCTGGGGGTGTGGGCCACATGAAGGGGTGTGAGGGGCCAGTGGGAGAGCAGGAGTGGAGACCATTAGTGGTGTCTTGCACTGAGGGGGCAATACAAGGAGCTGGGTAATGCTTTTTCTAGAGAGAGATTatggcagaattaaaaaaaaaaaaaaaaaatagcacttttTTTAAGAGTTGGCTGCACTGTGGTCAACTCCAGCATATTTTGACCAGATGATACATTAGGATTGTAGTAGGGTGTGTCAGTTAAATTGAGATCATGTTCTAGGTATGTAAGTTGCCTTAAATATATTTAGCTTCAAATAAAATGGACTTAAATGTTTCTCTATGAATACTGTCATATTTGAGTGTAGTTTCTCTATGAATATTGTCACCCTGGAGTGTCACAACACTGGGCCAGATGCCTGATAGGTGTAGAAGCTTCTGTCTCCTCCCCAGGAGGTGTCCTCAGGGCTGGTtccagctctgtcctgctctCTCCAGTGacctcctcagctgctctgggggtttctgcagcagctccaggtgtgAGGGtgggtgacagcagcagggGAAGCATCCTGACCTGACTGACAGCATCTCAACCTGCCACAGGCTCTAGGTCTTTGCTCAGGGGCACAGGCTCAGTCTTTGGGAAGTGTTATGCCTAAAATCAGAGGTGTGGTGTAAAAATTCTCTACTCTGTGTTGACTACAACTTGCATCTCAACCCCTCTGTGAGTCAAAGGGAGACAAATCCTCTTCTTGCAGCAGCTTTACAGGCTGGGCTGTAAAACCTGTTGAGCTTGGGCAAATAATTGTACCAATTACCCaaactgccccagcaggaagtTGGCTACAGCTACACCCAGCTCTGGGCAATTTTTAACTGCTTCAGCTGTTCATcttttttgaattaaaaaatatcttttggtttttttaaaaataaaagaaacacaacaaaccTGTTGTGCCTGTAAGGCAGAGGAGATGAACCTGCCACACGAGACATTCACTTTACTTGTGGGTTCCATTCAACCAGTAAATCAAAATGGAAAATCCTCAATTAATTGCACAAGTTCTTTCTTAGGGGTAGTAGATTTTTCCCAGCTCTACTCTCTCCCCTTCCACTGAGCTCAGCATTTTCTTGCCCACTTCAGAACACAGCAAGGGAAATTCATGATTTGCAAATCtaaatctctttaaaaaatgattttatttatactAAGAGAacacaataggaaaaaaaaaaaacttagctTTTCTCCCTTCAGCACCGGCACACACCAGTGTATTCAGATTCCTTGGGTCCCTGCTTTAGAACAGTTTCAGGTGACCAGAAACTTTATCTACTACATCAGCTGGTCCCGGTCCAATCCCCAGGACTGTCTGGGAGCCCGGAGCTACCTGGGTACACCCTGCATCTTGGATCAAGCTGACAGTCAGTCCCAGGTGCTTTGcctcagccaggagctggaaCAGAGCCTCTTTATCGGGAGCTTTCAGGACCACTTTGGGTTGCCCGCAGTATTCCCACTGTTTCAGGAGATCGGGATttctcctctggagctgcttGTAGGCGGAGACAGCCGCGTGGGAACACTGCGCCGCcactttccccttccccatcttCAGGTCGTTACGGACAATCAGAACCATTTTAAACTCTCCGGACTCTCCCATCACCTCCGCTCCGGTCCCCGCCGCCCCGGGCTGTCCCCGCAGCCTCCCGCGGAtgccccagcccaggcacaCCCCGCAGGCAACTCCGGCGATGATGCTGAGGAGCCCGGGCTTGAAGAGATAATCCATGAGGGATTTTGGGGAAAcctctctgagaaaaaaagaggggagggagaagggaaattTTACGGTTTGACAGTTTATAGGCTTGGTTTTGGGGGacaacataataataataaaaaaaaaaaaaggaatcccGGAATGGTTTAGGCTGGAAAAGGCTTAAAGGTAATGATGTTCCAACCCTCCCGCTGAGGAAAGATCCGTCTCCATGGTTCCAATGACACCTCCTCCCTTCCGCGCCGTTCCCCGCAGCCCCGGCAGCGGCTTTGTCACCGCCAGCACCGGTGAGGGTTCGGAACCGGCCCGTAACGGCCTGAGGCTgaggattgaaaaaaaaaacaacctcgCAAATTACGCGAAAGTGACCCCCAGAAGCGCTGAACCGGCGGCTGAGTTCACACGGAGAACCCAAACGTCACCGGAGGGTTCGGTGCCGGGAGGAAGCGAGGCGGAACCGCGGCGGGAAACGGACGGCACCGGGGGAATGTGAACCCGAGGGgagaatgaaacaaaaacccGGGGCGGGGCAGGgcgaaccgaaccgaaccgaactGGGTCCGGAACCTTCAAGGAGCGCCTCACCTGCCACGAGCCCACCGGGCCGCCTACGCCGTCGCGCGGAGATGACGCCAAAGggcggggggagggagggggaatggCGGCGCGCGGGAAGTGGCGCGAGCCGGTGGGCGGGAAGAGGCGGAGCTGCCCCTCCCCCATTCCCTCCCCATCCGCCCCTCAGTTCCAGGTTGGCCCCGGACCAGCGGCAGCCGCCGGCGAGCAGTGAGGTGAGTGCGGGACGGGACGGGCCCAGGGACGGGTTGGGGTTCAGCTGCCGTAAGGGCTTCCCCGGAGAGCGGGGCAGGGAGCGAGTTCCGCACCGCCATCTCCTCAGCCGGCTCtgttttccccccctctcctcagcagcttcatctctccctctcctcagctgcttcttcccCCCCAGTCGCCTCAGCCGCTGCTCCCCTCCTCAGCcacttctctccctcttcaGCCGCcgctccctctctccctcagcctcctctcccctcagtcgcttctccccctcccctcagtcgcttctccccctcccttcaGTCGCTTgtctctcccccccccctcagcctcttctctcccccccccccctcagcctcttctctcccccccatcagcctcttctctctccccccccctcagcctcttctctctccccccccctcagcctcttctctctccccccccctcagcctcttctctctccccccctcagcctcttctcttccccccccctcagcctcttctctccccccccctcagcctcttctctctccccccccctcagcctcttctctctccccccctcagcctcttctcttccccccccctcagcctcttctctctccccccccctcagcctcttctctctccccccccctcagcctcttctcttccccccccctcagcctcttctctcccctcccctcagcctcttctctcccccccctcagtctcttctctcccctcccctcagcctcttctctcccctcccctcagtCGCTTCTCTCTCCTCAGCCGCCTGAGGCCGGGGTCGCGCGCTCCCATCCCGTTTCCATGGTAACAGCGCGGGGGCTGCGTGCAGGCCCGGCCCGgtgtgggaaggagaggagggtgTCGGGGGGTTGGGGACGAGGTTGTGGAAGGTGTCCCGGGGCACCGTGACCCATCCAGGGCCCAGGCGGTGTTATGCAAGTCCGGGGGTGTCGGGAGAGGCCCGCGGGGCAAGCGGGAGGCGGCCGAGTGTGGGAAGGGTGAAGGCCGTGAGGGGAAGGAGCCGATCCCGGGGCCGAGATCGTCGCCTCGGTTCAGCGCTGTGAGAATTCCGGCATCCGCTCTGCTCAGGCCGGGGAAAAACCCCGGAGCCGTGCGGCAGAACGGGCCCCGGTTTGGGCCGCCGCAGAGACAGTGAGAAATTCATCTTGCCAGCTGCGGGGAGTTGGATGATGAGGGTCCTGGTTTGATTCTGCTGTAGGAATGTGTTGTGCTGCCCCTGCTGGGTTGCTGACAGAGTCCTCTGCCCTCCTGGAGGCTGTGCCTTGTCCTGTGAGCCCGGGTGGCCGGGCCCAAGTCTGTGAGGATCCTTAATGTCTCCTGTCTGTTGGCTGAAGTGAAGCACctaggtgtgtgtgtgttggtttttAGTCCTCTGTCCAACGGCATCGAGTGATTCCAGAAGGTAATCAACCAGGGAGATTCCCACTTTGCCTCACAGATGTTTGTCAAGTCATTTAGGTGACCTGAGAGTAGGGGTAATAAGTTTGATAGTAGTTGTTTTTCTCCCAAGTTCTGTGAATCCAGGTTATCCCCTTTGAACTGCACGGATGacattttttcaggtttctctCATGTCCTTGTTTTCTCTGCTATGTGCTTACCAACAAGTGGGTATCCTGGTTTAGTTAATGACAATAATATGGGTTGGGTGCTCTGAGGTGGAGAGAAAGTGATATTACTGTTTCATGCCTTGGAGCACATGAATTCTCTTTGACCAGTGGCTTTTGgtgctggttttgctgttggGACTTCTGCTCTTCTGAGTTTGTTTCACCCCAGTTCCTGCCATATGGGTCACTCAGGGGTTCTTGTGTTCTCTATCATCTTACCTTATGGTAGCACAAATAAGCTCTTCTTGATGCATTTATTTACCTATTGAAATGAGCTTCGTTAGGCCAAGTCTCTTTCAATCCATTCTCTCTGCAGCATGGGACTTTTTTGTGTCCCATATTGGTCACAAGCAACAGCTGAAATCATTTCTTCATCCCATGTTTTcaggtggaaagaaaaaaaccaaacccaaacacgTTTCCAGTTGTGCAATGGGAGGTGAGAGCTACTTATTAATTTGAGCTAAGATGCTTGCCCTACTTCACAGCTGAAATCAATGGTACTTGTAATTTATGTGGGATTGGTCAGGAGGGGATTTGGTAGCTTTTAAGTGGCTGGTAAGTAGCCATGGGGAAGGTGAGTGATTGGGAAGCAAGGCTGCACTATTCCCACCTTAAAGCTTTTTTCCTGGGTTGTCTTGGAATATCTTTTGAATGTCATGACTTTTTGGCTACATCTTGTGAATGCCTCTCCTCAGAATTAGTTTGTCATTAGTGCATGTGTTGAGAGCTCTTGTTTCTTGAGAAActttgatttaaaacaaaaaaacctccttgcTCATGAGGTACTGTAGGAGCAGGTTGGTTGTAGGTTGGTTTTTCTGGAGCACTACTGCTGGCAAACATTGGCATCTGCAGGTTAGAACTTTAACTCCTGTTACCTGTGTGGAATTGAGTTGGGTGGACTTTGCCATTCCATGAGAACTAAGAGAATGGCCTTGAAGCTGTTGCAACACTGAGCTTTTTGGGAGACAAGGCTCAGAATTATCCTGGCATTCCCCCCTGTGTGGGCAGTGTGGTTGAACAGCCACAGGGTAACCTCTGACTGAATTGGTTGTGGCTGGAGACTGTTAGTGACTGTGGAAAGCAGAAGTGGTTGTCTCAGGAGCATGTTCCagttactgggtttttttaggggaGTTGTTAGGTCCTTCTCTTCATTGCCACCCATCTCTGCTGTACCTCCTCTTAGAAAAGAAGCACCCTGGATATAATGCCTGGGCAGGTTCAAGCATCTTCCTGTGGGGGAATCTGTCTCCCAGCACTTACAAGACTGGATAAAGGCAAAGTTGCTGCTAAATCTGCACTCTCCACCACTGCTAGAGGGGTCAGAAGTGGTGATTCTGAAGGCTGTGTTTATACTCCTCTTTTTGTGCTTTCCTAGTCAAATTTTAGCAGccctatttttaattttttaaatttatttattttgtgtgtgtgtgcaggaggTGTTATCACCTTGTGACAACCTCTGTgacctttctttcctctgtgccTTTTTGGAAGCACAGGGGAGAGCTTGGCTGCCACCTTCTGAAGGCAGAATGCAGCCTGAGGGCTTCAAACATCTTGGCAGATAACAGGAGCCTGGATTTCTGTGTAGCCCTCTGGAGCTGAGGATGTGCAAGATCCAGTGTCTGCTTAAGCACCTGAATATTAAgttatgctctttttttttaatttttttttttcccccaatgcTGTGTGGCCCTTCCTTCCAAATCCCTGTTTGAGAGAGGCCACTGAGTGCAGTGTGTTGTCATGCTGCCTttcccagctgagctgggagctgggggtgacACTGAGGAGGTCTCTCCTGTGGTCCCCTCAGCAGAATGCTGCTCCCTGAGAACCCCCCGGGGAGGAGCAGTCAGTTCTGTCAGCTCTGCACTGCACCCCGGGTGATTTGCTGCTTCCTGCCAGCCTGAGGagcacagagctcagctgggaTCTGCAGGGGATGCTGCACTCAGAATCTTCAAGTTCCCAgttatttgtttcctttcttttatttaaacctctctctctctctctcttttttttttttttttttttttttttttttttttttttttaagtttctgcAAGACATCACCATAAAGGCCTGAACAATGTGAATTTTGGATTTCCTACCATCTTCCATCCCTTTTCATCTATCTATTGTGTAGTG
Above is a window of Heliangelus exortis chromosome 21, bHelExo1.hap1, whole genome shotgun sequence DNA encoding:
- the PTRH2 gene encoding peptidyl-tRNA hydrolase 2, mitochondrial, which translates into the protein MDYLFKPGLLSIIAGVACGVCLGWGIRGRLRGQPGAAGTGAEVMGESGEFKMVLIVRNDLKMGKGKVAAQCSHAAVSAYKQLQRRNPDLLKQWEYCGQPKVVLKAPDKEALFQLLAEAKHLGLTVSLIQDAGCTQVAPGSQTVLGIGPGPADVVDKVSGHLKLF